Proteins from a single region of Pyrus communis chromosome 6, drPyrComm1.1, whole genome shotgun sequence:
- the LOC137737308 gene encoding uncharacterized protein → MRKVQVSGRNYLKWVQDVKLHLTAKSLRPTIEEATDEPVGEAEKVIAMIFIRRYIHDALQTKHLAEEDPRALWVVLADRFDHQKDIFLPETRHNWQRLRLQDFKSVNEYNFEVCRIRSLLNFCNETLPEEDLLEKTYSTFFASNIVLQQ, encoded by the coding sequence GTCtctggaaggaactacctcaagtgggttcAAGATGTGAAGCTTCACCTCACTGCGAAGAGCTTGCGTCCTACTATTGAAGAAGCAACAGACGAGCCTGTTGGCGAAGCTGAAAAAGTCAttgctatgatcttcatccgaagataTATCCATGACGCTCTGCAAACTAAGCATCTTGCTGAGGAGGATCCACGTGCATTATGGGTCGTTTTGGCTGATCGgtttgatcaccaaaaggacataTTCTTGCCTGAAACAAGACACAACTGGCAGCGCTTACGCTtacaagactttaagtctgtgaatgaatataattttgaagtttgtcgaatTCGATCACTTCTCAATTTTTGCAATGAAACTTTGCCTGAAGaggatctcctggagaagacctattcaacCTTCTTTGCTTCTAATATTGTCCTCCAACAATAA